The Solibacillus sp. FSL R7-0682 genome includes a window with the following:
- a CDS encoding GNAT family N-acetyltransferase produces the protein MTVQSKFPILETDRLILRNVGNEDIDFIYRLFSNEKVCEFLYDEELFTTRNEATEFVEWNSNPEEKGFNRWILVEKSDKQQLGTCGFHCWDRTNNIAEIGYDLWHEYWGQGYMKEGLISAIESGFNNMALNRINAFVALENVNSIKLLEKLGFKNEGVYRDKHLFRGKYYDHYSFSLLKRDWNKIKG, from the coding sequence TTGACTGTACAAAGTAAATTTCCTATTTTAGAAACAGACAGATTGATTTTACGGAATGTGGGAAATGAGGATATTGACTTTATTTATCGACTATTCAGCAATGAAAAAGTATGTGAATTTTTATATGATGAAGAATTGTTTACGACTAGAAATGAAGCTACAGAATTTGTTGAATGGAATTCTAATCCTGAAGAAAAAGGATTTAATCGGTGGATATTAGTCGAGAAAAGTGATAAACAACAACTTGGAACATGCGGATTTCATTGTTGGGATAGAACGAACAATATAGCTGAGATCGGCTATGATTTATGGCACGAATATTGGGGACAGGGATATATGAAAGAGGGATTAATAAGTGCTATTGAAAGTGGATTTAATAATATGGCACTGAATAGAATTAACGCATTTGTAGCTTTGGAAAATGTCAATTCTATTAAATTATTAGAAAAGCTAGGATTTAAAAATGAAGGGGTTTATAGAGATAAGCATTTATTTAGAGGTAAGTATTATGACCACTACTCTTTTTCTTTGTTAAAAAGAGATTGGAATAAAATCAAAGGGTAA
- a CDS encoding SDR family NAD(P)-dependent oxidoreductase: MKKTIFITGATSGIGRNMTELLLAAGHTVYATGRNESAIKSLKKIGANVIQADLRKREDIDRVVEQLPLIDVAILNAGLGYFSSAIDLTDEEIDQMLEVNVRAPIYLAKRLAPAMIDQKQGHFIFVGSQAGKVATKKASVYAASKHAITGFVNGLRLELAEHNISVTGIYPGPIDTPFLQKADASNVYRTAIERFLIQPEKVAAEVVKAIESKPREVNLPRIMGISSKLYAVAPRFVEFVGSGFFNKK, encoded by the coding sequence ATGAAAAAAACAATTTTTATTACAGGCGCTACAAGTGGTATTGGTCGAAATATGACAGAGCTTTTATTAGCAGCGGGTCATACGGTTTATGCAACAGGAAGAAATGAAAGCGCCATAAAGTCCTTGAAAAAAATAGGAGCAAATGTCATTCAAGCAGATTTACGGAAACGGGAAGATATTGATCGAGTAGTCGAGCAGTTACCTCTAATTGATGTAGCCATTTTAAATGCTGGATTAGGCTACTTTTCGAGTGCAATTGATTTAACAGATGAGGAAATTGATCAAATGTTAGAAGTAAATGTTCGCGCCCCGATTTATTTGGCGAAACGATTAGCGCCCGCAATGATAGACCAAAAACAAGGCCATTTTATTTTTGTCGGTTCACAGGCGGGAAAAGTAGCAACGAAAAAAGCTAGTGTTTATGCAGCGAGCAAACATGCTATAACAGGCTTCGTCAATGGATTAAGACTTGAGCTGGCTGAACATAACATCTCGGTGACAGGAATCTATCCAGGTCCAATTGATACGCCATTTTTACAAAAGGCAGATGCATCTAACGTGTACCGGACTGCAATAGAACGCTTTTTAATCCAACCAGAAAAAGTAGCAGCTGAAGTTGTTAAAGCGATAGAGAGCAAGCCTCGCGAAGTGAATTTACCACGGATTATGGGGATATCAAGTAAGCTGTATGCCGTGGCACCTAGATTTGTCGAATTTGTAGGGAGTGGCTTCTTTAATAAGAAATAA
- a CDS encoding argininosuccinate synthase produces MANKKVVLAYSGGLDTSVAIPWLKEQGWDVIAVCLDVGEGKDLEFIKNKALQVGAVESYMIDAKDEFAEEYALVSLQGHTWYEQKYPLVSALSRPLISKKLVEIATETNADAVAHGCTGKGNDQVRFEVSIKALNPDLQVLAPVREWGWSRDEEIEYAQKHGVPIPATLDSPFSIDQNLWGRANEAGVMEDPWVAPPEEAYGLTVSVENAPDTPEFVEIEFVEGKPVSINGQEMKLADLIQELNKIAGAHGVGRIDHVENRLVGIKSREVYEIPGAKVLLTAHKELEDITLVKELAHFKPIIEHKLSEIIYNGLWFNPIRTALQAFLKETQKYVNGTVRVKLYKGHAIVEGRKSNNSLYSEELATYSKHDKFNHGSAVGFIELFGMPTVVAAEVSKNTKAVEPEVLSNK; encoded by the coding sequence ATGGCGAATAAAAAAGTCGTATTAGCATATTCAGGTGGTCTTGATACTTCGGTAGCAATTCCATGGTTAAAAGAACAAGGTTGGGACGTAATTGCGGTATGTCTTGATGTGGGTGAAGGAAAAGATTTAGAGTTCATTAAAAACAAAGCACTTCAAGTAGGTGCAGTTGAATCTTATATGATTGACGCAAAAGATGAATTTGCAGAAGAATATGCATTAGTTTCACTACAAGGTCACACTTGGTATGAGCAAAAGTATCCATTAGTGTCTGCATTATCTCGTCCATTAATTTCGAAAAAATTAGTAGAAATCGCTACGGAAACGAATGCAGATGCAGTAGCACACGGTTGTACAGGTAAAGGAAATGACCAAGTACGTTTTGAAGTATCGATTAAAGCTTTAAATCCTGATTTACAAGTGTTAGCACCTGTACGTGAGTGGGGCTGGAGCCGTGACGAGGAAATCGAATACGCACAAAAGCATGGTGTTCCAATTCCTGCAACATTAGATTCACCATTTTCAATCGACCAAAACTTATGGGGTCGTGCCAATGAAGCTGGGGTTATGGAAGATCCTTGGGTTGCCCCACCAGAAGAAGCTTATGGCTTAACAGTATCTGTGGAAAACGCACCTGATACGCCTGAATTCGTTGAGATTGAATTTGTAGAAGGTAAACCAGTATCAATAAACGGTCAAGAAATGAAACTAGCAGATTTAATCCAAGAATTAAATAAAATTGCTGGTGCACACGGTGTTGGCCGTATCGACCATGTTGAAAACCGATTAGTTGGAATTAAATCACGTGAAGTGTATGAAATTCCGGGTGCAAAAGTTTTATTAACAGCTCACAAAGAGTTAGAAGATATTACATTAGTAAAAGAATTAGCACACTTCAAACCAATTATTGAGCATAAATTATCGGAAATCATCTACAACGGATTATGGTTCAACCCAATCCGTACAGCGTTACAAGCGTTCTTAAAAGAAACGCAAAAATACGTTAATGGTACAGTACGTGTGAAATTATATAAAGGTCATGCAATCGTAGAAGGACGTAAATCGAATAATTCTTTATATTCAGAAGAGTTAGCGACTTACTCTAAACATGATAAATTTAACCACGGTTCAGCGGTAGGCTTCATCGAACTATTCGGTATGCCAACTGTTGTAGCAGCAGAAGTTTCAAAAAATACAAAAGCTGTAGAACCAGAAGTATTAAGCAATAAGTAA
- the argH gene encoding argininosuccinate lyase: protein MAKLWGGRFQKSAEAWVDEFGASIGFDQQLVLEDIEGSVAHVTMLGIQGILPAQDVTKILDGLAQLKVKAEAGALEFTVANEDIHLNLEKMLIDLIGPVGGKLHTGRSRNDQVATDMHLFLKKRVPEVIGLIENFQKTIITQAEQHVDTIAPGYTHLQRAQPISFAHHLMVYFWQLQRDKERFTESMKRIDLLPLGAGAMAGTTFPIDRLKSAELLGFAAVYQNSMDAVSDRDFIVEFLSNSALLMTHLSRFAEEIILWSTDEFKFIELDDAFSTGSSIMPQKKNPDMAELIRGKAGRAFGNLVGLLTVLKGTPLTYNKDMQEDKEGMFDTMETVLGSLKIFEGMIRTMVVNKARLHGAVHSDFSNATELADYLATKGMPFREAHEVTGKLVFTCIQQGIYLLDLPLEEMQKESSLIDSDIFEVLAPEAAVRRRNSLGGTGFEQVQIQIDLAKTFFA from the coding sequence ATGGCAAAATTATGGGGCGGTCGTTTCCAAAAATCAGCGGAAGCATGGGTAGATGAGTTTGGTGCATCAATCGGCTTTGACCAACAATTAGTATTAGAAGATATTGAAGGCTCGGTTGCACATGTGACAATGCTTGGCATTCAAGGAATATTGCCAGCACAAGACGTTACCAAAATTTTAGATGGTTTAGCACAGCTAAAGGTAAAGGCTGAGGCAGGAGCGCTAGAATTCACTGTAGCAAATGAAGATATCCATTTAAATTTAGAAAAAATGTTAATTGATTTAATCGGCCCTGTCGGCGGGAAGCTACATACAGGTCGCTCTCGTAACGACCAAGTGGCAACAGATATGCATCTGTTTTTAAAAAAACGCGTACCTGAAGTTATTGGCTTAATAGAAAACTTCCAAAAGACAATAATTACTCAAGCGGAGCAACATGTCGACACAATCGCACCAGGCTATACCCATTTACAGAGAGCACAGCCTATCAGCTTTGCCCATCATTTAATGGTGTACTTCTGGCAACTGCAGCGCGATAAGGAACGTTTTACAGAATCGATGAAGCGTATTGATTTATTACCATTAGGTGCAGGGGCAATGGCAGGAACAACATTCCCAATCGATCGTTTAAAGTCAGCTGAGTTATTAGGCTTTGCTGCTGTGTATCAAAACTCTATGGATGCGGTAAGTGACCGTGACTTTATCGTTGAGTTTTTATCAAATTCAGCACTTTTAATGACACATTTATCACGATTTGCAGAGGAAATCATCCTTTGGTCAACAGATGAATTTAAATTCATTGAGCTAGATGATGCATTTTCAACTGGATCATCCATTATGCCTCAAAAGAAAAACCCAGATATGGCAGAGCTTATTCGAGGGAAAGCTGGACGAGCATTTGGTAATTTAGTGGGCTTACTTACAGTGTTAAAGGGGACGCCACTTACGTATAACAAAGACATGCAAGAGGATAAAGAGGGCATGTTTGATACGATGGAAACAGTTCTTGGTTCATTAAAGATATTTGAGGGTATGATACGTACAATGGTGGTCAATAAAGCACGCTTACATGGCGCAGTACATTCTGATTTCTCAAACGCGACTGAGCTTGCGGATTATTTAGCGACAAAGGGTATGCCATTCCGCGAGGCACATGAGGTGACAGGTAAATTAGTATTTACATGTATTCAGCAAGGGATTTATTTATTAGACTTGCCATTAGAAGAAATGCAGAAGGAATCGAGTTTAATTGACTCAGACATTTTTGAAGTACTAGCGCCAGAAGCTGCAGTTCGCCGTCGTAATTCTTTAGGCGGTACTGGCTTTGAGCAAGTGCAAATTCAGATTGATCTAGCGAAAACGTTTTTTGCTTAA
- a CDS encoding MFS transporter, giving the protein MTNKISSQSWAITLFAIGVFMAALDNGIISAALTTINSSFGVDANWGAWGVTLYTLGLAISVPIIGKLSDRYGRKKLFIIEIAIFGIGSLLVALSPNFTFYLIARFIQAMGGGGIFIIGSSHVLSTLPPEKQGKALGMLGGMNGIAAVLGPNLGSIILDFTGSWHWLFLINVPIAIFLVIMGFLKLEETKDTAPGKLDLTGTVLLSIAILGIMYGLTNIEGVNFFESFTSTTVYPFILLGLAVLVALYFYETRLERSGGDPILPISLMRQPTYLLTLLLGIFSGGMLAAMIFIPAFSEQVLGISSQHAGYWMTPLALAAGIGAGLGGAFVDKKGPIFAVLLSGIIAAIGFFLFPGWVEAKWHFIIASIIAGVGMGILLGAPLNILATEKLEANKGTALASLSLLRTIGMTIAPTIYAGFIARGFSQLPAVFQSDFAPTLQNNLQAVSLSTEGQTELQQLSAQFATGTNMSQTQMNETINAIQDPQLKEVLLATVNDMTQLAAQQGYGGLFYSAVVIALCIFIVALILQPIRKKSLQS; this is encoded by the coding sequence ATGACAAACAAAATATCTTCACAATCATGGGCAATTACATTGTTTGCAATTGGTGTATTTATGGCAGCACTCGACAATGGAATAATTAGTGCTGCACTAACAACGATTAATAGCTCATTTGGTGTAGATGCAAACTGGGGGGCTTGGGGTGTTACATTATACACTCTAGGACTTGCGATTAGTGTACCGATTATCGGGAAATTATCAGACCGTTACGGACGAAAAAAATTATTCATCATTGAAATTGCGATTTTTGGAATTGGTTCATTGCTCGTAGCTTTAAGTCCAAATTTTACATTTTATCTTATCGCGCGCTTTATTCAAGCAATGGGTGGGGGCGGTATTTTCATTATCGGTTCTTCCCATGTACTTAGTACACTACCACCTGAAAAACAAGGGAAAGCACTTGGAATGCTTGGTGGTATGAATGGGATTGCGGCTGTGCTTGGACCAAATTTAGGAAGTATCATATTAGATTTCACAGGAAGCTGGCATTGGTTATTTTTAATTAATGTACCAATTGCAATCTTTTTAGTAATTATGGGCTTTTTAAAGCTTGAAGAAACGAAAGATACAGCTCCAGGTAAGCTTGATTTAACAGGTACTGTATTATTATCAATAGCGATTTTAGGGATAATGTATGGCTTAACAAATATCGAAGGGGTAAATTTCTTTGAGTCATTCACAAGCACAACGGTTTATCCATTTATTTTATTAGGGTTAGCAGTGTTAGTCGCTCTTTATTTCTACGAAACGCGTTTAGAGCGCAGTGGGGGAGACCCAATCTTACCTATTTCTTTAATGCGCCAGCCAACCTATTTATTGACTTTACTTTTAGGTATTTTTTCGGGTGGTATGCTCGCCGCAATGATTTTCATTCCGGCCTTTTCAGAGCAAGTACTTGGAATTAGCTCTCAGCATGCAGGTTACTGGATGACACCGCTTGCATTAGCCGCAGGCATTGGAGCTGGCCTTGGGGGTGCATTTGTCGATAAAAAGGGACCGATTTTTGCGGTATTGCTCTCAGGGATTATTGCGGCAATAGGCTTTTTCTTATTCCCAGGCTGGGTTGAGGCAAAATGGCATTTTATTATTGCGTCAATTATAGCGGGTGTTGGAATGGGGATCTTACTAGGCGCTCCATTAAACATATTAGCTACTGAAAAATTAGAGGCAAACAAAGGAACGGCACTTGCATCTCTTTCTTTATTAAGAACGATTGGAATGACGATTGCACCGACGATCTATGCGGGCTTTATTGCTCGGGGCTTTAGTCAGCTACCAGCTGTATTTCAAAGTGATTTTGCACCAACTTTACAAAATAACTTACAAGCTGTATCACTTTCAACTGAGGGGCAAACCGAATTGCAGCAGCTAAGTGCACAGTTTGCAACAGGTACAAATATGTCTCAAACACAAATGAATGAGACAATTAATGCAATCCAAGATCCTCAATTAAAAGAAGTATTACTTGCAACAGTAAATGACATGACACAATTAGCTGCCCAACAAGGCTATGGAGGCTTATTTTACTCTGCGGTTGTTATTGCGCTTTGTATTTTCATCGTGGCACTTATTTTACAGCCAATACGAAAAAAATCACTTCAATCGTAA
- a CDS encoding toxic anion resistance protein: protein MSMTNNPLFDDLEKRSQEQEQPQLQPQPINEIVHPAPKPLVSEQEYSQIRQRQEQLKQQPAVQTLAQKIDVKNQIAVLEFGKETATGISKFSDRMLETIKQSNLEKSTTLLNNLNKIMDRFDPKDFKEEEKKGFLKKLFSKGKEQLERLLSKYDTMNKEVDSIYTEIQKYEYEMKNNTVQLEQMYDENLNYFHTLSEHIAAIDIKVENLRTQLPALSARADAGDQEAIMELETITRGIELLEQRGYDLEMAQQVSFQSAPQIRLMQQGNNHLIGKINSAFVTTIPIFKQGLIHAVTMQRQKLVSDSMAELDKRTNEMLIRNAENVRQNSVNIARQAGSPSIKIETIETTWRTIMAGIEETKQIQAETVRNRDEGRKRIEQLQLEYEKLKKM from the coding sequence ATTTCCATGACTAACAATCCATTATTTGATGATTTAGAAAAGCGCTCACAAGAGCAAGAGCAACCACAATTACAGCCACAACCAATAAATGAAATTGTGCACCCGGCACCTAAGCCACTCGTATCAGAACAAGAATATTCTCAAATACGCCAACGCCAAGAACAATTAAAGCAGCAACCAGCTGTCCAAACGTTAGCGCAAAAAATAGATGTAAAAAATCAAATTGCCGTATTAGAGTTCGGGAAGGAAACTGCGACTGGTATTTCAAAATTTTCCGATCGTATGCTTGAAACAATTAAGCAAAGTAACTTAGAAAAATCGACAACGTTATTAAATAATTTAAATAAAATAATGGACCGCTTTGACCCGAAAGATTTTAAAGAAGAGGAAAAGAAGGGCTTCTTAAAAAAATTATTTTCAAAGGGTAAAGAGCAGCTTGAACGTCTGCTTTCTAAATACGATACGATGAATAAAGAAGTCGATTCGATTTATACAGAAATTCAAAAATATGAATATGAAATGAAAAATAATACGGTGCAATTAGAGCAAATGTATGATGAAAACTTAAATTACTTCCATACATTAAGTGAGCATATTGCAGCGATTGATATTAAAGTTGAAAATTTACGTACTCAGCTACCTGCCTTAAGTGCACGCGCAGATGCAGGGGATCAAGAAGCGATTATGGAGCTTGAAACGATAACACGTGGTATTGAATTGTTAGAACAGCGCGGCTATGATTTAGAAATGGCACAACAGGTTTCATTCCAATCCGCACCACAAATTCGCTTAATGCAGCAAGGCAATAACCATTTAATCGGGAAAATCAACTCAGCCTTTGTTACGACGATTCCAATTTTCAAGCAAGGGTTAATTCATGCTGTAACAATGCAACGTCAAAAGCTAGTATCTGATTCAATGGCAGAGCTTGATAAACGCACGAATGAAATGCTTATTCGAAATGCAGAAAATGTTCGACAAAACTCGGTCAATATTGCTCGCCAAGCTGGCAGCCCAAGCATCAAAATTGAAACAATCGAAACGACTTGGCGCACGATAATGGCGGGAATTGAAGAAACTAAACAAATTCAAGCCGAAACAGTACGTAATCGTGATGAGGGTCGTAAACGTATTGAACAATTACAGCTTGAATATGAAAAATTAAAGAAAATGTAA
- a CDS encoding alpha/beta hydrolase — translation MAYLLDITKHYLLKKGKVPSLATMDYLEARRMRANLPKMQQNVADLAAIQTTKIPMRDGHEIAIRIYTPNGEGPFPIIVYYHGGGWVLNDLETCHESCSHIAKETNHIVVSVAYRLAPEFKFPVPVYDAFDSFVWVSENAQTFNGDIQNISVGGDSAGGNLAIAVCQLAHVDEKVLPITAQLLLYPVTDLSYSSNSYHEFKTGFGLDRDVMKWFGNYYIANDNDATNPLVAPVQLKDFSYLPPALIIAAENDVLRDEAILYGEKLKAANVKTELVVIPGVVHSFFTNNDVFHKEVDEVIQKIHTFLNV, via the coding sequence ATGGCATATTTATTAGATATTACAAAACACTATTTATTAAAAAAAGGAAAGGTCCCTTCATTAGCGACAATGGATTATTTGGAAGCTCGTCGTATGCGTGCTAATTTACCAAAAATGCAACAAAATGTGGCCGATTTAGCTGCCATTCAAACGACAAAAATCCCTATGCGTGACGGTCACGAAATTGCAATACGAATTTATACACCTAATGGAGAAGGACCATTCCCAATAATCGTCTATTATCATGGGGGTGGCTGGGTATTAAATGATTTAGAAACTTGCCATGAAAGCTGTTCCCATATCGCTAAGGAAACGAATCATATTGTTGTATCCGTAGCCTATCGTTTAGCACCAGAATTTAAATTCCCAGTTCCTGTATATGATGCGTTTGATAGCTTTGTATGGGTGAGCGAAAATGCGCAAACATTCAATGGTGACATACAAAACATTTCTGTAGGTGGCGATAGTGCAGGGGGCAATCTTGCAATTGCAGTTTGCCAGCTCGCGCATGTTGATGAAAAAGTCTTGCCAATTACTGCTCAGCTTTTACTTTATCCAGTTACCGATTTAAGCTATTCAAGTAATTCTTATCACGAATTTAAAACAGGATTTGGCTTAGATCGAGATGTGATGAAGTGGTTTGGTAATTATTATATTGCTAATGATAATGATGCCACAAATCCGCTTGTTGCACCTGTTCAACTAAAGGACTTTTCGTATTTACCTCCCGCGTTAATTATTGCTGCTGAAAATGATGTTCTACGGGACGAGGCAATACTGTACGGTGAAAAATTAAAGGCAGCAAACGTGAAAACTGAACTAGTTGTCATCCCAGGGGTTGTACACAGCTTTTTCACAAATAACGATGTGTTTCATAAGGAAGTTGATGAAGTTATTCAAAAAATACATACATTTTTGAATGTCTAA
- a CDS encoding lipase family alpha/beta hydrolase: MNGRLMRRFLAIFLCLLVFVPYALSSEVSAGKLKPSDEIFTPGDWFLGDRPPNYDSSKAPIVFVQGKNGSSTSWYGETTYHGVNDMYTKAYEAGYQTVFVQLYDAAGNGSENQYTNGRLLASMLGDISRHFNGQKVNIIAHSKGGPDTQAALIHYGAHSYVGRVITLGSPHHGSELADLSYSWYAGWLGSLLGQNDAGTYSLQVGEMAKFRSATDSHSNRSKNKYYTVAGTNKGPAFSALALGGAYLSSYGANDGLVTMTSSKLPYGTHLFTDSAIDHDNIRQGSKVFSRIEPYLRSAAVNEFSANTETLSQTDVAIHSESSSYITGGELSDSQFTEKEIYVPMKTSGTISVYTASDDTIVELMSPEGTIMKATGPIKDDTILSGASLYSFQLDELTEGSWTVQMKAVTGNDAYLLVSSFNEYEKLELSMAGKGKADQTSFTLKTPKQAGTTSLSFKFKDPDGNELEQTNIPKTTNGAEFTSKLPKVSKPGVYNMTVDMTTKHPNGKESIRTLVRSVYIE, from the coding sequence ATGAACGGTAGATTAATGAGAAGGTTTTTGGCTATTTTCTTATGTTTGTTGGTTTTTGTACCATATGCCCTGTCTTCAGAAGTATCAGCTGGAAAGCTCAAGCCGTCCGATGAAATTTTTACCCCTGGGGATTGGTTCCTTGGTGACCGTCCACCGAATTACGATTCATCGAAAGCACCGATTGTCTTTGTACAAGGGAAGAATGGAAGTTCAACAAGCTGGTATGGGGAGACGACATATCATGGCGTTAATGATATGTATACGAAGGCTTACGAAGCGGGATATCAGACTGTTTTCGTCCAGTTGTATGACGCGGCCGGTAATGGTTCTGAAAATCAATACACGAATGGACGCTTACTTGCCTCTATGCTTGGCGATATATCACGTCACTTCAATGGGCAAAAGGTGAATATTATCGCCCACAGCAAAGGTGGTCCTGATACGCAGGCAGCCCTTATCCACTACGGTGCCCATTCCTATGTCGGTAGGGTCATCACATTAGGATCGCCCCATCACGGCTCCGAACTAGCAGACTTATCATATAGCTGGTATGCGGGATGGCTTGGAAGTTTGCTTGGGCAAAATGACGCCGGCACTTATTCATTGCAGGTTGGGGAAATGGCCAAATTCCGCTCCGCAACAGACAGCCATTCCAACCGTAGCAAGAATAAATATTATACGGTAGCTGGAACGAACAAAGGACCTGCTTTCTCTGCTCTAGCGCTCGGTGGTGCTTATTTATCATCGTACGGGGCAAATGACGGTCTTGTTACGATGACCAGCTCAAAGTTACCATATGGCACACATTTATTTACGGATAGCGCTATTGATCATGATAATATCCGTCAAGGATCCAAAGTCTTTTCTCGGATTGAACCTTATTTACGCAGTGCTGCTGTCAATGAATTTTCAGCTAATACTGAAACATTAAGTCAAACGGACGTTGCCATCCACAGTGAATCTTCTAGCTATATCACAGGAGGAGAGCTATCTGATAGCCAATTTACGGAAAAAGAAATCTATGTCCCTATGAAAACAAGCGGAACAATTTCCGTATACACAGCCAGCGATGATACAATTGTCGAGTTAATGTCACCAGAAGGAACAATTATGAAAGCCACAGGTCCAATAAAAGATGATACAATTCTCTCAGGTGCAAGTCTCTATTCATTCCAGCTTGATGAGCTTACAGAAGGTTCTTGGACAGTACAGATGAAGGCAGTGACTGGAAATGATGCCTATCTGTTAGTTTCTTCCTTTAATGAATATGAGAAACTTGAACTCAGCATGGCTGGAAAGGGCAAGGCCGACCAAACATCCTTCACCTTGAAAACACCGAAGCAAGCTGGAACAACTAGCCTTTCATTCAAATTCAAGGATCCGGATGGAAATGAACTTGAGCAAACAAATATTCCGAAGACAACAAACGGAGCTGAATTCACATCTAAGCTGCCAAAGGTTTCAAAGCCCGGCGTTTACAATATGACGGTTGACATGACAACGAAGCATCCGAATGGCAAGGAATCCATCAGAACTTTAGTACGATCAGTTTATATAGAATAG
- a CDS encoding dienelactone hydrolase family protein, with product MELKQDSNQCVILLHEIYGINEHILHYANVMYQKGFDVYVPDLLNRSTPFPYEAEERAYENFITNIGFISAQKHVIRLINRLSKMYVHIRIIGFSIGATVGWICSRHPSVHKIIGFYGSRIRQYAQVVPKAEITLFYGEQERSFCPTKLKVDLSIYPNVFVKIVEGEHGFADPYSTKYNEGITNSLLTYLVD from the coding sequence ATGGAATTAAAACAAGATTCAAATCAATGCGTCATTTTACTTCATGAAATATACGGAATTAATGAGCATATATTACACTATGCAAATGTAATGTATCAAAAAGGATTTGATGTCTATGTTCCTGATTTATTAAATAGAAGTACGCCATTTCCATATGAAGCGGAAGAAAGGGCATACGAAAATTTCATAACAAATATAGGTTTTATAAGCGCCCAAAAACATGTGATTCGCTTAATTAATCGTTTATCTAAGATGTATGTACATATACGTATCATTGGATTTAGTATTGGTGCAACGGTTGGCTGGATCTGTAGTCGGCATCCATCCGTACATAAAATAATTGGCTTTTATGGTTCAAGAATTCGACAATATGCACAAGTAGTGCCAAAAGCAGAAATAACTTTATTTTATGGGGAACAAGAAAGATCATTTTGCCCAACAAAATTAAAAGTCGATCTTTCAATATATCCTAATGTCTTTGTGAAAATTGTAGAAGGCGAGCATGGTTTTGCGGATCCATATTCAACAAAGTACAATGAAGGCATTACGAATAGTTTGTTAACCTACTTAGTAGATTAA
- a CDS encoding DUF4275 family protein — MHLFDLLKSKNIKVTEIPYWGIYFRNRWEERFVFHLSQLQKEEIHLYGNRYFCGYLWHVFSYDRRPHLYAHEAIQAFNEVKKAKCYIFYQHSADVILVEQADVLEAANFTEEDDVYIVDEAFTWTFVVTHERDYGPYFCKA; from the coding sequence ATTCATTTATTTGATTTACTTAAAAGCAAAAACATAAAAGTAACGGAAATTCCATACTGGGGTATTTATTTTCGTAATCGCTGGGAAGAACGTTTTGTCTTTCATTTAAGCCAATTACAAAAAGAGGAAATTCATCTTTATGGCAATAGGTATTTCTGTGGCTATCTATGGCATGTATTTAGCTATGATAGGAGACCACACCTATATGCTCATGAAGCGATTCAAGCCTTTAATGAAGTGAAGAAAGCGAAGTGTTATATCTTTTATCAACATTCAGCAGATGTAATTTTGGTAGAACAAGCAGATGTATTAGAAGCAGCAAATTTTACTGAGGAAGACGATGTTTATATTGTAGATGAAGCATTTACATGGACATTCGTTGTGACACATGAAAGAGATTACGGTCCATATTTTTGTAAAGCGTGA
- a CDS encoding cytosine deaminase produces the protein MELNLLQIDELLNIPKNIIRRANEKDILMIKNELLMALNAKNEAFKRDHVRSLINDLQLLNVYVIKEEHNKTVFSYEPPKFEAQRVTIKESGWIEVNK, from the coding sequence ATGGAATTGAACTTACTGCAAATCGATGAATTACTCAATATTCCTAAAAATATAATACGCAGAGCAAATGAAAAGGATATTTTAATGATAAAAAACGAATTATTAATGGCTTTAAATGCAAAAAATGAAGCTTTTAAACGAGACCATGTTCGGTCATTAATTAACGATCTTCAATTATTAAATGTGTATGTCATTAAGGAGGAACATAATAAAACTGTTTTTTCATATGAACCGCCAAAATTCGAAGCCCAGCGTGTCACAATCAAAGAAAGTGGCTGGATCGAAGTAAATAAATAA